In Streptomyces sp. TS71-3, the following proteins share a genomic window:
- a CDS encoding pyridoxal phosphate-dependent aminotransferase, protein MQKIRGISNAVLSIPESATHGTAAKLAALNRGLAEEDKIIDLSIGALDTPTDPRIDQGVIEFIQTKSNTIHAFAPVKGFPFLLDSVAARVARLHGIEYDPESEIMVTPGGVKGSISVTFHALLDPGDEVVIPVPNWPHYPDMVRLHEATPKTVLVTADDGLTAPALEEAISERTKIVVLGDCINPTGKIYSTEELSALALVIARHNLRREAGGQSPIHVLFDCPYEAHILDARARTFGAIDVPLPDGGHCSMRPWTVSVTGPGKTYGMHGDRIGYLCGPADIVEAAARAQVNLTSFASTYGQVSTHIALRPEMDEVATGRARTARANLEAMLRELEAVPSLQVRRPQGGYFLFVDLSAYAAAYQRHGYVTADQFLLAEAKVATICGNHFGEDDRLDHFVRINCGRTGSLLSKAGIRIRDALSRLES, encoded by the coding sequence GTGCAGAAAATTCGAGGCATCTCAAACGCCGTCCTGAGCATTCCGGAATCAGCGACCCACGGAACCGCGGCGAAGCTCGCCGCGCTCAATCGTGGACTCGCCGAGGAAGACAAGATCATCGACCTCAGCATCGGTGCGCTGGACACGCCGACCGATCCCCGGATCGACCAGGGCGTGATCGAGTTCATCCAGACGAAATCCAACACGATCCACGCCTTCGCACCGGTCAAGGGATTTCCGTTCCTGCTGGATTCCGTGGCGGCCCGCGTGGCCCGCCTGCACGGAATCGAGTACGACCCGGAGAGCGAAATCATGGTCACGCCGGGCGGTGTGAAGGGGTCCATCTCGGTGACCTTCCACGCACTGCTGGATCCGGGCGACGAGGTCGTGATCCCCGTGCCCAACTGGCCGCACTACCCGGACATGGTGAGGCTTCACGAAGCCACGCCGAAGACCGTCCTGGTCACGGCGGACGACGGGCTGACGGCCCCGGCCCTGGAGGAGGCGATCTCGGAGCGAACCAAGATCGTCGTCCTCGGCGACTGCATCAACCCGACGGGCAAGATCTACTCGACCGAGGAGCTGTCGGCGCTGGCCCTCGTCATCGCCCGGCACAACCTGCGGCGCGAGGCCGGCGGGCAGAGCCCGATCCACGTCTTGTTCGACTGCCCCTACGAGGCCCACATCCTCGACGCCCGGGCCAGGACGTTCGGGGCCATCGACGTCCCGCTCCCGGACGGCGGCCACTGCTCCATGCGGCCGTGGACGGTCTCCGTGACCGGACCGGGCAAGACGTACGGCATGCACGGCGATCGGATCGGCTACCTCTGCGGTCCGGCGGACATCGTGGAAGCGGCCGCACGCGCCCAGGTCAACCTGACGTCGTTCGCGTCCACCTACGGCCAGGTCTCCACGCACATCGCGCTGAGGCCGGAGATGGACGAGGTGGCCACCGGCAGGGCGAGGACCGCGCGCGCCAACCTGGAGGCCATGCTGCGAGAGCTCGAAGCGGTCCCCTCGTTGCAGGTCCGCCGGCCGCAGGGAGGCTACTTCCTGTTCGTGGACCTCTCGGCCTACGCCGCCGCCTACCAGCGGCACGGCTACGTCACCGCCGACCAGTTCCTGCTGGCGGAGGCGAAGGTCGCCACGATCTGCGGCAACCACTTCGGCGAGGACGACCGCCTGGACCACTTCGTGCGGATCAACTGCGGCCGCACCGGTTCCCTCCTGAGCAAAGCCGGCATACGCATCAGGGATGCCCTCAGCCGTCTGGAGTCCTGA
- a CDS encoding MarR family winged helix-turn-helix transcriptional regulator, with protein sequence MPQDGDSLAPTEADAVDLIIDQWHRERPELDPSPMHVIGRITRLHWALDERLSRVFESFDLGRGEFDVLGTLRRSGPPYELTAGDLRGSTMVTSGAVTKRVDRLERAGLVSRRAAEDDGRGRLIRLTERGRELIDAAVEQHVKNETRLVAGLTAEEQDALTHLLRKLNRTLPSE encoded by the coding sequence ATGCCCCAGGACGGTGACTCCCTTGCGCCCACCGAAGCCGACGCGGTCGATCTCATCATCGACCAGTGGCATCGGGAGCGGCCCGAACTCGACCCCAGCCCGATGCACGTGATCGGACGCATCACCCGCCTGCACTGGGCGCTGGACGAACGGCTGTCCCGGGTCTTCGAGAGCTTCGACCTGGGCAGGGGCGAGTTCGACGTGCTCGGCACGCTGCGCCGCTCCGGCCCTCCTTACGAGCTGACGGCCGGTGACCTGCGCGGGTCGACGATGGTCACCTCGGGCGCGGTGACGAAGCGCGTCGACCGGCTGGAGCGCGCCGGCCTGGTCAGCCGCCGAGCGGCCGAGGACGACGGGCGCGGCCGGCTCATCCGCCTCACGGAGCGGGGCCGGGAGCTCATCGACGCGGCGGTCGAGCAGCACGTCAAGAACGAGACGCGGCTCGTCGCCGGGCTGACCGCCGAGGAGCAGGACGCCCTGACGCACCTGCTCCGCAAGCTGAACCGGACGCTGCCGAGCGAGTAG
- a CDS encoding iron-containing redox enzyme family protein, whose translation MTTSTATALHDQVTSLIDDLDRHPVYDNEYFKLLESTPWTGETYDFHRANFFHRTEGTVKGIAHVCAQAAAHDDRDTLVLFSHILNEETGNGVAAHCHEILMENAHNLHGEVEFGLSPLLVRDARDSKLIISETLAYRERTLGLLTTNYHRMLGVAMALESHADRMLQVCRTAFRNTNNELPEARFVDDVEIYFNVHVGDEGVEERHAADAKKCVLNNCHADADVAEIAYAATETLNIQLEMWNAMHKAVTS comes from the coding sequence ATGACGACAAGCACCGCAACCGCACTTCACGACCAGGTCACCTCGCTCATCGACGACCTGGACCGGCACCCCGTCTACGACAACGAGTACTTCAAGCTCCTGGAGTCGACGCCCTGGACCGGCGAGACCTACGACTTCCACCGGGCGAACTTCTTCCACCGGACCGAGGGCACGGTCAAGGGCATCGCCCACGTGTGCGCCCAGGCGGCGGCCCACGACGACCGCGACACGCTGGTCCTGTTCTCCCACATCCTCAACGAGGAGACGGGCAACGGCGTGGCCGCGCACTGCCACGAGATCCTGATGGAGAACGCCCACAACCTGCACGGCGAGGTCGAGTTCGGCCTGTCGCCGCTGCTCGTCAGGGACGCGCGGGACAGCAAGCTGATCATCTCGGAGACGCTGGCGTACCGGGAGCGGACCCTCGGCCTGCTCACCACCAACTACCACCGCATGCTCGGCGTCGCGATGGCCCTGGAGTCGCACGCGGACAGGATGCTCCAGGTCTGCCGCACGGCCTTCCGCAACACGAACAACGAACTCCCCGAGGCCCGGTTCGTGGACGACGTGGAGATCTACTTCAACGTCCACGTGGGCGACGAGGGCGTCGAGGAGCGCCACGCCGCCGACGCGAAGAAGTGTGTACTGAACAACTGCCACGCCGACGCCGACGTCGCCGAGATCGCCTATGCCGCGACGGAGACCCTGAACATCCAGCTCGAGATGTGGAACGCCATGCACAAGGCCGTCACGAGTTGA
- a CDS encoding DsbA family protein: protein MTVSPPDRQDKTVVDLWFDPRCPWAWITSRWLLEVEQVRPIETRFHIMSLSVLNEGREVPEKYKQGMIDGWGPVRVCIAAEQQYGNEVMRPLYNAMGTRIHHDKAGLGRDMMLASLAEADLPSALIEAADSTDYDKELRASHHAGMDPVGQEVGTPVIHVPGADGELVAFFGPVITPAPRGEAAGRLWDGVIAVTSTDGFFELKRTRTRDPIFD, encoded by the coding sequence ATGACCGTCTCGCCACCGGACCGGCAGGACAAGACCGTTGTCGACCTGTGGTTCGATCCGCGCTGCCCGTGGGCGTGGATCACCTCCCGCTGGCTGCTGGAGGTCGAACAGGTGCGACCCATCGAAACCCGTTTCCACATCATGAGCCTGTCGGTCCTCAACGAGGGCCGCGAGGTGCCCGAGAAGTACAAGCAGGGCATGATCGACGGCTGGGGGCCGGTGCGCGTCTGCATCGCGGCCGAGCAGCAGTACGGCAACGAGGTGATGCGGCCGCTCTACAACGCCATGGGAACCCGGATCCACCACGACAAGGCCGGCCTGGGGCGGGACATGATGCTCGCCTCCCTCGCCGAGGCCGATCTGCCGTCAGCGCTCATCGAGGCGGCGGACTCCACCGATTACGACAAGGAGCTCCGGGCCAGCCACCACGCCGGCATGGACCCCGTCGGCCAGGAGGTCGGCACTCCCGTGATCCACGTGCCCGGAGCCGACGGCGAACTCGTCGCGTTCTTCGGACCCGTCATCACCCCCGCCCCGCGGGGCGAGGCCGCCGGCCGCCTCTGGGACGGTGTCATCGCCGTGACGAGCACCGACGGGTTCTTCGAGCTCAAGCGCACCCGCACCCGCGACCCCATCTTCGACTGA
- a CDS encoding HemK2/MTQ2 family protein methyltransferase, which yields MENNQSQGGLGTAVDHRPLMSDERLGQVLELRRTLASDGSEPAGEETVSFNGLTLKVPSQVMTPCPVSHMLGKKILAEVTESDRVLDMGAGSGSLGILAATRAARVFAVDINPHAVEAARANAASNGVADRYEVRQSDVFSAVEGTFDLIIFNPPFQWFAARDVADSATTDENYGALTTFFKQVREHLAENGRMIIFFSTMGDVNYLLKLIDEAGFHREVVLEHTAPVADVPVDFAAYRLS from the coding sequence ATGGAAAACAACCAGTCACAGGGCGGCCTCGGCACGGCCGTCGACCACCGGCCGCTGATGTCCGACGAGCGTCTCGGGCAGGTCCTGGAACTGCGCAGGACCCTGGCCAGTGACGGCAGCGAGCCCGCCGGCGAGGAGACCGTCTCCTTCAACGGTCTGACGCTGAAGGTCCCCTCCCAGGTCATGACCCCCTGCCCCGTCTCCCACATGCTCGGCAAGAAGATCCTCGCCGAGGTCACCGAGAGCGACCGCGTTCTGGACATGGGCGCCGGAAGCGGGTCCCTGGGCATCCTCGCCGCCACCAGGGCCGCCAGGGTGTTCGCCGTCGACATCAACCCGCACGCGGTCGAGGCCGCCCGGGCCAACGCCGCGAGCAACGGCGTGGCCGACCGTTACGAGGTGCGCCAGAGCGATGTCTTCAGCGCCGTCGAGGGCACGTTCGACCTGATCATCTTCAACCCGCCGTTCCAGTGGTTCGCCGCCCGCGACGTGGCCGACTCGGCCACGACGGACGAGAACTACGGCGCGTTGACGACGTTCTTCAAGCAGGTCCGCGAGCACCTCGCCGAGAACGGGCGCATGATCATCTTCTTCAGCACGATGGGTGACGTGAACTACCTCCTGAAGCTCATCGACGAGGCGGGGTTCCACCGCGAGGTCGTGCTGGAGCACACGGCACCCGTCGCCGACGTGCCGGTGGACTTCGCCGCCTACCGGTTGTCGTGA
- a CDS encoding EamA family transporter, translating into MKSGQQLLTSGVTALAPAVWGTTYMVTTEWLPPDRPMLATTVRALPAGLILLAFARAMPKGIWLWRALVLGTLNIGAFNYLLFVAAYRLPGGIAAMIMAVQPMVVLILAALLMGDRVQPVHVLACLLGAGGVVLLVFKGNATVDYVGVVAALIAAVCMATGITLTKMWGRPDGVGLLPFTGWQLVAGGLVALPFTLGIEGLPSSINGTNVLGFSYLIILGAVISYVIWFRGIERLPAVAVSFLALGSPIVATLLGYVVLDQTLSILQLLGIVVILAAVLLAQPRPAKRQKLSPDDTPDTAVPEPTSSSAVEGGRS; encoded by the coding sequence ATGAAGAGCGGCCAGCAATTACTTACCTCGGGCGTGACGGCACTGGCGCCGGCTGTCTGGGGCACCACCTACATGGTGACGACCGAGTGGTTGCCGCCGGACCGCCCCATGCTCGCCACCACCGTGCGGGCGCTTCCAGCGGGCCTGATCCTGCTGGCCTTCGCGCGGGCGATGCCGAAGGGGATCTGGCTGTGGCGCGCCCTGGTGCTCGGCACGCTCAACATAGGCGCGTTCAACTACCTGTTGTTCGTCGCGGCCTATCGCCTGCCGGGCGGCATAGCAGCGATGATCATGGCGGTGCAGCCGATGGTCGTGCTGATCCTCGCGGCCCTGCTCATGGGGGACAGGGTCCAACCGGTGCACGTGTTGGCCTGCCTCCTCGGCGCGGGCGGTGTCGTACTGCTCGTCTTCAAGGGGAACGCGACAGTCGACTACGTCGGCGTGGTGGCGGCCCTGATAGCGGCCGTCTGCATGGCCACCGGCATCACGCTGACCAAGATGTGGGGGCGCCCGGACGGCGTGGGGCTGCTGCCCTTCACCGGCTGGCAGCTGGTCGCGGGCGGACTCGTGGCGCTGCCCTTCACGCTGGGCATCGAGGGCCTGCCGTCCAGCATCAACGGAACGAACGTCCTCGGGTTCTCCTACCTCATTATCCTCGGCGCCGTGATCAGTTATGTGATCTGGTTCCGCGGAATAGAGCGACTGCCCGCGGTGGCGGTTTCCTTCCTTGCCCTCGGAAGCCCGATCGTCGCCACCCTTCTTGGATATGTCGTCCTGGATCAGACGCTGTCGATCCTTCAGCTGCTCGGAATCGTCGTGATTCTCGCCGCCGTGCTGCTCGCACAGCCCCGGCCGGCCAAGCGGCAGAAGCTCAGTCCGGACGACACCCCCGATACCGCGGTACCCGAACCGACGTCATCGTCGGCGGTGGAAGGGGGGCGCTCATGA
- a CDS encoding MFS transporter codes for MVTIAERPHSALRSWLGVSVITASLFTFVTTELMPVGLLTPISTSLKIEVGIAGLMVTLYGVSAGLGVPFIVAWTRHVNRRVLLSTLLAILALGNLITAISPNFPLVLTTRLIMGFANGVFWAIGVGMAMRLVPDRYASRASAVALSGISIATVVGIPLGTFLESLSDWRTTFLIWSGLSAVVFVLVATIVPSLPSDNAVSVREVFSLPVKNVRLRLVATAVALYVLGHFGAYTFIRPFAEDNTSASAAFISILLVVYGVSGAAGNFVAGYTVNKNLRATFITACVGILAALLLLLTIGHTKLGLILSVILWGLSFGGANLSQINLTLGAAPDKFEAAMSINTLGYNTSIALGALFGGLFADNFGVESAVWFGVALTALSLVITLGTRKRTASPVVDEALATTGS; via the coding sequence ATGGTTACTATCGCTGAACGCCCGCACTCGGCCTTACGGTCCTGGCTGGGTGTCTCCGTCATCACAGCCAGTCTCTTTACTTTCGTCACCACCGAGTTGATGCCCGTCGGCCTTCTTACTCCGATCAGTACGAGCCTGAAGATCGAAGTGGGCATCGCCGGTCTGATGGTCACTCTTTACGGTGTCTCAGCCGGGCTCGGCGTACCGTTTATCGTGGCGTGGACCAGGCATGTCAACCGACGTGTGCTGCTGTCCACGCTCTTGGCGATCCTGGCTCTCGGTAACCTGATCACGGCCATCTCGCCGAACTTCCCGCTGGTCCTGACGACGCGACTGATCATGGGATTCGCCAACGGCGTCTTCTGGGCCATCGGCGTCGGCATGGCGATGCGCCTCGTTCCGGATCGCTACGCGAGCAGGGCGTCCGCGGTCGCCCTGTCCGGCATCTCGATCGCCACGGTCGTGGGCATCCCGCTGGGAACGTTCCTGGAGAGCCTCAGCGACTGGCGCACCACGTTCCTGATCTGGAGCGGCCTCAGCGCGGTGGTGTTCGTCCTGGTCGCCACGATCGTGCCGTCGCTGCCGTCGGACAACGCCGTCTCGGTGCGGGAGGTCTTCTCGCTCCCGGTCAAGAACGTACGGCTGCGCCTGGTGGCCACCGCCGTCGCCCTCTACGTGCTGGGTCACTTCGGGGCGTACACGTTCATCCGGCCGTTCGCCGAGGACAACACCTCCGCCTCGGCCGCCTTCATCAGCATCCTGCTCGTGGTGTACGGCGTCAGCGGCGCGGCCGGCAACTTCGTCGCCGGATACACCGTGAACAAGAACCTGAGGGCCACCTTCATCACCGCCTGCGTCGGAATCCTCGCGGCGCTGCTGCTGCTCCTCACGATCGGCCACACGAAGCTCGGCCTGATCCTCTCGGTGATCCTCTGGGGCCTCTCCTTCGGCGGGGCGAACCTCTCCCAGATCAACCTCACGCTCGGGGCGGCGCCCGACAAGTTCGAGGCCGCCATGTCGATCAACACCCTCGGCTACAACACGTCCATCGCGCTCGGTGCGCTCTTCGGTGGGCTGTTCGCCGACAACTTCGGTGTCGAGAGTGCCGTCTGGTTCGGCGTGGCGCTGACAGCGCTCTCGCTGGTCATCACGCTCGGCACGCGTAAGAGGACCGCGAGCCCGGTCGTCGACGAGGCGCTGGCGACGACCGGTAGCTAG
- a CDS encoding FAD/NAD(P)-binding protein: protein MPSAVWSPDLNANPPGSLRFCIIGTGFAGTCALWHLVRRLTDPRVQPPLPRSAISITTVERGSVNGPGYPYAKDNVQLGHRCNNEASTMGIHGNDFVDWMAESKPRLIRDHPELVLETHPGIELAEWRPADGEFYPRALFGLYLEDRFRDTVETCRAHGIEVRQYVRHEAFDGYAAEGGFSVRLRELGTQREFTVEGFDRVLLSTGHWKPTETDALSGHGGYIASPYPPDALGLAVAGRARSRRARGERPRVFVQGMGPSGIDAIMSLTGEGEFAYTPDGHVASYRPAAGAGREPLRIVAGSRSGFFPPVRGPLADYELHHVTEENLAAIRREHHGQLRIEPILELLDKDLRRATAGAVGWHDVEHPRYRSAGEKLRSDLEDSYKGNLVYTIVLKTRRMRFYHQLEPSDKALYDRLLDTHFIRTAVPMPAANAEKILALMDAGILTTVRQGYDAPGIDVGEDGRFQVAYRSADGAPSTLLADCVVRAKTQDFRMERHPSAFVQSLLRRGEIVPHEEGGYTTGGIALDAHGRYRAMKRMNGARVPSPYLSSFGAPVRFWQNERNYAGAFVEAAERVADDWVESVTAAGERPVAGDGPGLVSTETGR, encoded by the coding sequence ATGCCCTCAGCCGTCTGGAGTCCTGACCTGAATGCCAATCCCCCGGGATCCCTGAGGTTCTGCATCATCGGTACCGGTTTCGCCGGTACGTGCGCGCTGTGGCATCTGGTCAGGAGGCTGACGGATCCACGGGTGCAGCCCCCGCTCCCCCGTTCGGCGATCTCGATCACCACGGTGGAGCGGGGGTCGGTGAACGGCCCCGGATACCCCTACGCCAAGGACAACGTCCAGCTCGGGCACCGGTGCAACAACGAGGCCAGCACCATGGGCATCCATGGCAACGACTTCGTCGACTGGATGGCCGAGAGCAAACCCCGGCTCATCAGGGACCACCCGGAACTCGTCCTGGAGACACACCCCGGGATCGAGCTGGCCGAGTGGCGGCCCGCGGACGGCGAGTTCTATCCGCGCGCGCTGTTCGGCCTGTACCTCGAAGACCGGTTCCGGGACACCGTCGAGACGTGCCGCGCGCACGGCATCGAGGTCCGGCAGTACGTCCGGCACGAAGCCTTCGACGGATACGCGGCGGAGGGGGGCTTCTCCGTACGCCTCCGCGAGCTCGGCACCCAGCGCGAGTTCACCGTGGAGGGCTTCGACCGCGTCCTGCTGAGCACCGGGCACTGGAAGCCCACGGAGACCGACGCGCTTTCGGGCCACGGTGGATACATCGCGTCGCCGTATCCACCGGACGCGCTGGGGCTCGCCGTCGCCGGCCGCGCCCGGTCCCGGCGTGCCCGCGGCGAGCGCCCCCGCGTGTTCGTCCAGGGCATGGGCCCGAGTGGCATCGACGCCATCATGTCGCTCACCGGCGAGGGCGAGTTCGCGTACACGCCCGACGGCCACGTCGCCTCGTACCGGCCGGCGGCGGGCGCCGGCCGGGAGCCGCTGCGGATCGTCGCCGGATCGCGCTCCGGGTTCTTCCCTCCGGTCCGGGGGCCGCTCGCCGACTACGAGCTGCACCACGTCACGGAGGAGAACCTGGCCGCGATCCGGCGCGAGCACCACGGTCAGCTGAGGATCGAGCCCATCCTGGAACTCCTGGACAAGGACCTGCGCCGGGCGACCGCCGGGGCGGTGGGGTGGCACGACGTCGAGCACCCCCGCTACCGCTCCGCCGGGGAGAAGCTCCGGAGCGATCTGGAGGACTCCTACAAGGGCAACCTCGTCTACACGATCGTGCTGAAGACGCGCAGGATGCGCTTCTACCACCAGCTCGAACCGAGCGACAAGGCCCTCTACGACCGCCTGCTCGACACCCACTTCATCCGCACGGCCGTACCCATGCCGGCCGCGAACGCGGAGAAGATCCTCGCCCTGATGGACGCCGGCATCCTGACGACCGTGCGGCAGGGTTACGACGCGCCGGGCATCGACGTCGGCGAAGACGGCCGGTTCCAGGTCGCCTACCGGTCCGCCGACGGCGCACCGTCGACTCTGCTAGCGGACTGCGTGGTCCGCGCGAAGACGCAGGATTTCCGGATGGAACGCCACCCCTCGGCGTTCGTGCAGAGCCTTCTGCGCCGGGGCGAGATCGTCCCCCACGAAGAGGGGGGATACACCACGGGCGGAATAGCGCTCGACGCCCATGGAAGGTATCGGGCGATGAAGCGGATGAATGGCGCGCGCGTCCCGTCACCGTATCTGTCGTCCTTCGGCGCGCCCGTCAGGTTCTGGCAGAACGAACGCAATTACGCCGGCGCATTCGTCGAGGCGGCGGAACGGGTGGCCGACGACTGGGTCGAATCGGTCACGGCCGCCGGTGAACGGCCCGTCGCCGGGGACGGCCCCGGGCTGGTCAGTACCGAAACAGGGAGATGA
- a CDS encoding ribose-phosphate diphosphokinase, whose protein sequence is MDAKNVMLFAGRSHPELAEQVAKHVDVPLTPQSVYDFANGEIFVRFEESVRGSDAFVLQSHCTPINKWLMEQLIMVDTLKRASARRITVIMPFYPYSRQDKKHRGREPISARLIADLFRTAGANRVMTVDLHTAQIQGFFDGPVDHLLAQNMLAEYVNDKYGGGADITVVSPDSGRTKLAEKWAGHLGGRPIAFIHKTRDPDRPNEAVANRVVGTVRGRLCVLIDDMIDTGGTIVKATEALLAEGAADVVIASTHGILSDPAAERLSTCAACEVIVTNTLPIPEEKRFPKLTVLSIAPLLARAIQEVCEDGSVTSLFDGHA, encoded by the coding sequence ATGGACGCGAAGAACGTCATGCTGTTCGCCGGGCGCAGTCACCCCGAGCTGGCCGAGCAGGTCGCCAAGCACGTGGACGTCCCGCTCACCCCGCAGTCGGTGTACGACTTCGCGAACGGTGAGATCTTCGTCCGGTTCGAGGAGTCGGTGCGCGGCAGTGACGCGTTCGTCCTCCAGAGCCACTGCACGCCGATCAACAAGTGGCTCATGGAACAACTGATCATGGTGGACACGCTCAAACGCGCCAGCGCCAGGCGGATCACCGTGATCATGCCGTTCTACCCCTACTCCCGGCAGGACAAGAAGCACCGGGGCCGGGAGCCGATCTCGGCCCGGCTCATCGCCGACCTGTTCAGGACGGCGGGCGCGAACCGGGTCATGACGGTCGACCTGCACACCGCCCAGATCCAGGGCTTCTTCGACGGCCCGGTCGACCACCTGCTCGCGCAGAACATGCTGGCCGAGTACGTGAACGACAAGTACGGCGGCGGCGCCGACATCACCGTGGTCTCCCCCGACTCCGGGCGGACCAAGCTGGCCGAGAAGTGGGCCGGCCACCTGGGCGGCCGGCCGATCGCCTTCATCCACAAGACCCGCGACCCCGACAGGCCCAACGAGGCCGTCGCGAACCGCGTCGTCGGCACGGTGCGCGGCCGGCTCTGCGTGCTGATCGACGACATGATCGACACCGGCGGCACGATCGTGAAGGCCACCGAGGCCCTGCTGGCCGAGGGCGCCGCTGACGTGGTCATCGCCTCCACGCACGGCATCCTGTCCGACCCCGCCGCCGAGCGCCTGTCGACCTGCGCGGCGTGCGAGGTGATCGTCACCAACACCCTGCCGATCCCCGAGGAGAAGCGCTTTCCCAAGCTGACCGTGCTGTCCATCGCCCCCCTGCTGGCGCGGGCGATCCAGGAGGTCTGCGAGGACGGATCGGTCACCAGCCTCTTCGACGGGCACGCCTGA
- a CDS encoding O-methyltransferase, with protein sequence MMEPALIELLRELEEFGETNDAATDDRSRKMLNITHDTGVFLALLIKACKCKNVLEIGTSNGYSTLWLADAVGPGGSVTTVEQAPGKIAMAERNFQRSGLGPRIQQITDEAGRFLASRGAGEYDFVFLDSNRGQYAGWWPSLQQVLADGCVMVVDNATSHAPQLEEFNKLVEASEGYLSSLSPIGKGELVILKDR encoded by the coding sequence ATGATGGAACCGGCTCTGATCGAGCTCCTGCGCGAGTTGGAGGAATTCGGTGAGACCAACGACGCGGCGACGGACGACCGGAGCCGGAAGATGCTGAACATCACGCACGACACCGGCGTGTTCCTCGCGCTGCTCATCAAGGCATGCAAGTGCAAGAACGTGCTGGAGATCGGGACGTCGAACGGCTATTCCACGCTGTGGCTGGCCGACGCCGTGGGCCCCGGCGGCTCGGTCACGACCGTCGAGCAGGCACCCGGCAAGATCGCCATGGCCGAGCGGAACTTCCAGCGCTCCGGCCTCGGCCCCCGTATCCAGCAGATCACGGACGAGGCCGGCCGGTTCCTCGCCTCGCGCGGTGCCGGTGAGTACGACTTCGTCTTCCTCGACAGCAATCGCGGGCAGTACGCCGGCTGGTGGCCCTCGTTGCAGCAGGTCCTCGCGGACGGCTGCGTCATGGTCGTCGACAACGCCACCTCCCATGCCCCCCAGTTGGAGGAGTTCAACAAGCTGGTCGAGGCCTCGGAGGGCTACCTCAGCTCCCTCTCCCCGATCGGCAAGGGTGAGCTGGTGATCCTGAAGGACAGGTGA
- a CDS encoding sulfite exporter TauE/SafE family protein: MIRSDLFSFHLTTFALIALTFFVGGLFKGLTGLGLPPVVLGILTATIGIQPAKALILIPTFLTNILQALRGGHGRKVARLTWPFLLAATVFALSGILTLGFFRADVMSSLLGVGLAVYGLLGLFKLRVDIRGKWFHHPTGVLFGATNGFLTGMTGSSAVPGVFYLQSIGLLRDELVQSMGILFTLSTVGLASSLRAQDLLSVNLLVMSALSLAPAFLGMSIGNRIRRGIPEDRFRTVLCAALLLLGLYITVQNLAG; encoded by the coding sequence GTGATCCGCAGCGACCTGTTCTCGTTCCACCTGACCACCTTCGCGCTGATCGCCCTGACGTTCTTCGTGGGTGGGTTGTTCAAGGGTTTGACCGGTCTGGGGCTGCCGCCCGTTGTCCTGGGGATTCTCACCGCGACGATCGGGATCCAGCCCGCGAAGGCGCTGATCCTCATCCCGACGTTCCTGACGAACATCCTCCAGGCTCTGCGCGGCGGCCACGGCCGGAAAGTCGCCAGGCTCACGTGGCCGTTCCTCCTGGCGGCCACGGTGTTCGCCCTGTCGGGCATCCTCACGCTGGGCTTTTTCCGGGCGGACGTGATGTCGTCCCTGCTCGGCGTGGGGCTCGCCGTGTACGGGCTGCTCGGGCTGTTCAAGCTGCGGGTCGACATCCGGGGGAAGTGGTTCCACCACCCCACGGGCGTGCTCTTCGGAGCCACCAACGGCTTCCTCACCGGAATGACCGGCTCCTCGGCCGTCCCGGGGGTCTTCTACCTGCAGTCCATCGGGCTCCTCCGCGACGAGCTGGTGCAGAGCATGGGAATCCTCTTCACGCTGTCGACGGTCGGTCTTGCCTCGTCGCTGCGGGCGCAGGACCTGCTCAGCGTGAACCTCCTCGTCATGTCGGCCCTCTCCCTGGCCCCGGCATTCCTCGGTATGTCGATCGGAAATCGGATACGCCGCGGGATACCCGAGGACAGGTTCCGAACGGTGCTCTGTGCGGCCCTGCTACTGCTCGGGTTGTACATTACGGTGCAGAATCTGGCTGGCTGA